TAACGCAGAGGATTTGGTTGAATATTTCCTCGAAAATAAAGGAGTGACGATGAACCGGAAGGACGAAGAAAAAGAAACGCCTTTTGAAGTTGTTTTGAAAGATGTTTCGGAGACAATAGAATCGCCAAAATTAAACCCTGCACTGCTTTACCTCAATTCTTTGGACAGTTCTCACAGCCGCTGCAACATGAGGTCACGACTGCTGCAGATTGCCCGTATTCTTACGGACAATCCGGAGGCCGAATCTCTTGACCTTCCCTGGCACATGTTACGTCACCAGCATATCGAAGCCATCAAAAGAAAGCTGGTCGATCAGGGCAAATCGCCGGCCACAGTAAAGTTGACTCTTGCCGCTCTTCGCGGAGTGCTTAAGGCTGCATTTAATAATGGAGATTACAGCAGCGAGGAGTTGCTGCGAGCCAACAACGTCAAATCGGGCCGAGGTTCCCGTCTGCCGCGTGGCCGTGCCCTGTCTGCGCAGGAAATCGCGGCGCTGTTTGCTGCATGTCGCGACGGAACGCCTGCCG
The genomic region above belongs to Geoalkalibacter subterraneus and contains:
- a CDS encoding tyrosine-type recombinase/integrase is translated as MVEYFLENKGVTMNRKDEEKETPFEVVLKDVSETIESPKLNPALLYLNSLDSSHSRCNMRSRLLQIARILTDNPEAESLDLPWHMLRHQHIEAIKRKLVDQGKSPATVKLTLAALRGVLKAAFNNGDYSSEELLRANNVKSGRGSRLPRGRALSAQEIAALFAACRDGTPAGVRDLALFSLMYGAGLRREEVVKLQGENFNFNQRTLRIIGKGDKEREVPLPEAAVDHVSNWLKVRGNDEGAIFCRILRSGVVRRDMGLTAQGVYHILEKRYLLAGIEKCSPHDLRRTYATTLIDKKGDINLVRKLLGHSNIETTSKYDKRDEKEMRRAVEDLWMPV